One segment of Monomorium pharaonis isolate MP-MQ-018 chromosome 6, ASM1337386v2, whole genome shotgun sequence DNA contains the following:
- the LOC105834792 gene encoding CCR4-NOT transcription complex subunit 2: MANLNFEQPPRSIANASLTSRTAGGGGGGGLSSAALTGHVTPTSGMFSGSSASTSSTVNSAIVATNIYPGASVSSGGQNSHHQQQQQLSPMGSRGLFGQRAFTDRRTMPALGASNPMGSMGSFGIPPSRNYGSQGAVNNFHSVFGSGGGGDTSTPPLLDLSEFPSLTNRGQGDSMPQPSPMPGKQPYVGMVKQPTSESSEFTMSSEDFPALPGTQNREGPSPGGSMSGDKNISVGLGPEIGQDVLQANRAPGSEKSQSSKRGIQTSPDGKVTNIPASMVKDQFGMVGLLTFIRAAETDPNLVSLALGQDLTALGLNLNSPENLYQNFGGPWAETPCRPQDIDFHVPPEYLINAAIRDKLAPVKLNRYKDDLLFYMFYTNVGDVLQLAAAAELYSREWRYHMEEKVWITQAPGLGIVEKTSTYERGTYYYFDAQNWRKVAKEFHLDYAKLESRPHLPSNFHQTQP; encoded by the exons ATGGCCAATCTGAACTTTGAACAACCGCCACGCAGTATTGCGAACGCAAGTCTCACTTCACGTACAgctggtggtggtggtggggGGGGTTTGAGCAGCGCGGCCCTCACGGGTCATGTCACTCCTACCTCGGGTATGTTCTCAGGCTCGTCTGCAAGCACCTCTAGTACAGTCAACTCGGCGATAGTCGCCACTAACATTTATCCTGGAGCATCAGTCTCCAGTGGTGGACAGAACAGTCATcatcagcagcagcaacaactcTCTCCTATGGGCAGTAGAGGACTATTTGGACAGAGAGCTTTTACAGATAGACGTACAATGCCTGCTCTTGG agCTTCAAATCCAATGGGTAGTATGGGCAGTTTCGGAATACCTCCAAGTCGCAATTACGGATCTCAAGGTGCGGTTAATAATTTCCACTCTGTTTTTGGGAGTGGAGGCGGTGGAGATACGAGTACTCCACCTTTGCTAGATCTCTCGGAGTTTCCCTCTTTAACGAATAGAGGTCAAGGTGATTCTATGCCGCAACCTAGTCCTATGCCAGGGAAACAGCCTTATG TTGGAATGGTGAAGCAACCAACATCTGAGTCGAGCGAATTTACTATGAGTTCAGAGGACTTTCCCGCGTTACCGGGAACGCAAAATCGAGAAGGCCCATCACCTGGTGGTAGCATGTCCGGTGATAAGAATATATCTGTAGGACTCGGTCCAGAAATCGGACAGGATGTGTTGCAAGCCAACAGAGCACCTGGATCTGAGAAATCTCAGTCTTCTAAAAGAGGCATCCAAACATCGCCTGATG GCAAGGTGACGAACATACCTGCGAGTATGGTAAAGGATCAATTCGGCATGGTTGGGCTTTTGACGTTTATTAGAGCGGCGGAGACAGATCCGAACTTGGTGTCGCTAGCGCTGGGTCAAGACCTTACTGCATTAGGACTGAACTTGAATTCGCCAGAAAATCTTTATCAGAATTTTGGTGGCCCTTGGGCGGAAACTCCATGTCGACCGCAAGATATAGATTTTCATGTACCACCGGAATATCTTATAAATGCCGCGATCAG ggATAAGCTAGCGCCAGTTAAACTAAATCGATATAAAGATGATCTActgttttatatgttttatacaaatgttGGGGATGTATTGCAATTAGCTGCTGCAGCGGAATT gTACAGCAGAGAGTGGCGATATCATATGGAGGAAAAGGTATGGATAACGCAGGCGCCAGGTTTGGGGATTGTAGAAAAGACGTCGACATACGAACGTggtacttattattattttgatgcGCAAAACTGGAGAAAGGTAGCTAAGGAATTCCATTTGGATTATGCAAAACTAGAAAGTAGACCTCATCTTCCTTCGAACTTTCACCAAACTCAGCCTTGA